The Euphorbia lathyris chromosome 3, ddEupLath1.1, whole genome shotgun sequence genome contains a region encoding:
- the LOC136223443 gene encoding uncharacterized protein, with translation MASISMAIYPSSFNYVSTPRHKTAIAATSLNLKLLFSSNLKGKRRVLEHVRNPLSAVGSGLEATITEPKDSGFTLKNVEVVVESSDEDKIQIRVDLPGKETEKVFGKILADLARTAPPVPGFRREKGGKTSKVPRDFLLQILGEERVTNFVIQEIVSTSIGDYAKKENLKVKDNKINTIQEAEQLKKLFTPGSPFGFNAVLELEKAETIAESSDSESESVSESES, from the exons ATGGCGTCAATATCAATGGCAATTTATCCCAGCTCCTTCAATTACGTTTCTACCCCTAGACATAAAACCGCCATTGCCGCCACAAGTCTCAATTTGAAGCTACTGTTTTCTTCTAATCTCAAGGGGAAACGAAGAGTTCTTGAACATGTCCGCAACCCGCTGTCTGCAGTTGGCTCAG GACTGGAGGCAACGATTACGGAGCCGAAGGATAGTGGATTCACCTTGAAAAATGTTGAAGTGGTTGTGGAGTCCAGTGATGAAGACAAGATTCAG ATAAGAGTAGATTTGCCTGGAAAAGAGACGGAAAAAGTGTTTGGTAAGATTTTGGCGGATTTGGCTCGCACTGCACCTCCAGTTCCTGGGTTTCGCAGAGAAAAAGGAG GGAAGACATCAAAG GTGCCAAGGGATTTCCTCCTACAGATTCTTGGTGAAGAACGTGTAACCAATTTCGTAATACAAGAAATAGTCAGTACATCCATAGGAGATTATGCAAAGAAG GAAAATTTGAAAGTTAAGGACAACAAAATTAACACTATCCAAGAGGCTGAACAACTCAAGAAGTTGTTTACACCAGGGAGTCCTTTTGGGTTTAATGCTGTCTTGGAGCTCGAAAAGGCAGAAACCATAGCTGAATCTTCAGattcagaatcagaatcagtgTCTGAATCTGAATCATAA
- the LOC136223293 gene encoding uncharacterized protein isoform X1, with amino-acid sequence MAYSLNLRVHSLWRNFNSIGKNMKYSMGAAKFFSNLVTVVKVHPSSTFSKKGCCRFSTASSALPQVVSAASQSSSTLTSFKSEHDVHQAPAFDSVEGDGVVNTSSQSDLAKSSSSKGRVMLIDGTSVMYRAYFKLLAKLHHGHLSHADGNGDWVLTIFSALSHIIDVLEFIPSHVAVVFDHDGVPFGHTSVSSKENVMAKGLNFRHTLYPAYKSNRPPTPDTIVQGLQYFKASIKAMSVNIIEVPGVEADDVIGTLALRSVDGGFKVRVVSPDKDFFQILSPSLRLLRLAPRGLEMVSFGLEDFAKLYGELRPSQFADVMALMGDSADNIPGVPGIGVVHAVQLITSFGTLENLLQCLDQVEGERIRETLRENADQAVLSKNLALLRSDLPSYMVPFATEDLKLKKPQDNGEKFTSLLTAISAYAEGFSADPIIRKALYLWNKLESQSQ; translated from the exons ATGGCCTACTCCTTGAATCTTCGAGTTCATTCCTTATGGCGGAACTTCAATTCCATCgggaaaaatatgaaatattctATGGGAGCTGCGAAATTCTTCTCCAATCTGGTGACAGTTGTTAAGGTTCATCCTTCATCTACTTTTTCTAAGAAG GGCTGTTGTAGATTTTCTACTGCAAGTTCTGCTTTACCTCAAGTTGTTAGTGCTGCTTCTCAGAGTAGTAGCACACTTACCTCTTTCAAAAGTGAGCATGATGTTCATCAAGCGCCTGCCTTTGATTCTGTCGAGGGTGATGGAGTGGTGAATACTAGTTCTCAAAGTGATTTAGCAAAGTCTAGTTCTTCGAAAGGCAGAGTTATGCTCATAGATGGCACATCAGTCATGTACAGAGCTTACTTCAAGCTTTTAG CAAAGTTGCATCATGGACATCTGTCACATGCAGATGGTAATGGAGATTGGGTTTTAACTATATTTTCAGCACTTTCACAT ATAATTGATGTCCTGGAATTCATTCCATCACACGTGGCG GTGGTTTTTGATCATGATG GAGTTCCATTTGGTCATACTAGTGTTTCATCCAAAGAAAATGTCATGGCAAAAG GTTTGAATTTTCGCCACACCTTGTATCCTGCATACAAGAGCAACCGTCCCCCTACACCTGATACCATAGTTCAGGGTCTTCAATATTTCAAAGCATCTATCAAAGCCATGTCGGTTAACATTATTGAG GTGCCAGGTGTAGAAGCGGATGATGTGATTGGAACATTGGCTTTAAGGAGTGTAGATGGAGGGTTTAAG GTTCGAGTTGTTTCTCCAGACAAAGACTTTTTTCAGATCCTATCTCCTTCATTACGTCTTTTACGACTTGCACCACGTGGACTTGA GATGGTTTCATTTGGACTTGAAGATTTTGCAAAATTATATGGAGAATTGAGGCCTTCTCAGTTTGCTGATGTAATGGCTCTAATGGGTGACAGCGCTGATAACATTCCAG GAGTTCCAGGAATTGGAGTTGTTCATGCTGTTCAACTAATCACTAGCTTTG GCACACTAGAGAATTTGTTGCAGTGTCTTGATCAAGTAGAAGGGGAACGTATCAGAGAG ACCTTGAGAGAAAATGCTGATCAGGCTGTCCTAAGCAAGAACTTG GCACTTCTGCGTTCAGATCTTCCCTCGTATATGGTGCCATTTGCTACTGAAGATCTCAAATTAAAAAAACCCCAG GATAATGGAGAAAAATTTACAAGTCTTTTGACGGCTATCAGTGCTTATGCAGAAGGATTTTCTGCAGATCCCATAATCAGAAAAGCTTTGTATTTGTGGAATAAGCTAGAATCTCAATCTCAATGA
- the LOC136222338 gene encoding uncharacterized protein, whose amino-acid sequence MSTCVRPSPCRPALPARVSPQLRQQPHVPSVLPVGVSKILTRSLKLASHAPIAQYGPVLKQTQSRKYQKHAPVCLLGGKDKSEGGKEGFPWSLEKVMENFKGKSVEDMLRQQIEKEEFYDGGSGNNPPRGGGGGGRGDGFGEAEDEGIKGILDETLQVALATFGFIFLYVYIIYGEEMTLLAKDYLKFVLKGNKSVRLTKVMDQWTRFYRELTEPKEVDKFWLERAIINTSTAYDSPDKYRQVYKSMLAASKSDESSMS is encoded by the exons ATGTCGACTTGTGTTCGCCCAAGTCCCTGCAGACCTGCTCTGCCCGCCCGAGTTTCACCCCAATTACGCCAACAACCGCATGTGCCAAGCGTTTTACCTGTTGGTGTTAGTAAAATTCTTACAAGATCTTTGAAACTTGCTTCTCATGCTCCAATTGCCCAATATGGACCTGTATTGAAACAGACACAATCTAGAAAATACCAAAAACATGCACCTGTTTGCTTGCTCGGTGGCAAAGACAAGTCTGAAGGAGGCAAAGAG GGATTCCCTTGGTCTCTTGAGAAAGTCATGGAAAATTTCAAGGGAAAATCAGTAGAGGATATGTTGCGACAACAGATTGAAAAGGAAGAATTTTATGATGGAGGGAGTGGAAACAATCCACCCCGCGGTGGTGGCGGTGGCGGCAGAGGGGATGGATTCGGAGAAGCTGAAGACGAAGGGATTAAAGGAATATTGGATGAAACTTTGCAAGTAGCATTGGCTACCTTTGGTTTTATCTTTCTG TATGTTTACATAATCTACGGTGAGGAGATGACTCTCCTAGCAAAGGACTACCTGAAGTTTGTTCTGAAAGGAAATAAAAGTGTTCGGTTGACAAAAGTGATGGACCAGTGGACAAGGTTCTACAGGGAACTGACCGAACCGAAGGAGGTAGACAAGTTCTGGCTAGAAAGGGCAATTATCAATACTTCAACTGCGTATGACAGCCCTGACAAGTACCGACAAGTTTATAAGAGTATGTTAGCTGCATCAAAATCAGATGAGTCATCTATGTCCTGA
- the LOC136223293 gene encoding uncharacterized protein isoform X2, with protein MAYSLNLRVHSLWRNFNSIGKNMKYSMGAAKFFSNLVTVVKVHPSSTFSKKGCCRFSTASSALPQVVSAASQSSSTLTSFKSEHDVHQAPAFDSVEGDGVVNTSSQSDLAKSSSSKGRVMLIDGTSVMYRAYFKLLAKLHHGHLSHADGNGDWVLTIFSALSHIIDVLEFIPSHVAVVFDHDGLNFRHTLYPAYKSNRPPTPDTIVQGLQYFKASIKAMSVNIIEVPGVEADDVIGTLALRSVDGGFKVRVVSPDKDFFQILSPSLRLLRLAPRGLEMVSFGLEDFAKLYGELRPSQFADVMALMGDSADNIPGVPGIGVVHAVQLITSFGTLENLLQCLDQVEGERIRETLRENADQAVLSKNLALLRSDLPSYMVPFATEDLKLKKPQDNGEKFTSLLTAISAYAEGFSADPIIRKALYLWNKLESQSQ; from the exons ATGGCCTACTCCTTGAATCTTCGAGTTCATTCCTTATGGCGGAACTTCAATTCCATCgggaaaaatatgaaatattctATGGGAGCTGCGAAATTCTTCTCCAATCTGGTGACAGTTGTTAAGGTTCATCCTTCATCTACTTTTTCTAAGAAG GGCTGTTGTAGATTTTCTACTGCAAGTTCTGCTTTACCTCAAGTTGTTAGTGCTGCTTCTCAGAGTAGTAGCACACTTACCTCTTTCAAAAGTGAGCATGATGTTCATCAAGCGCCTGCCTTTGATTCTGTCGAGGGTGATGGAGTGGTGAATACTAGTTCTCAAAGTGATTTAGCAAAGTCTAGTTCTTCGAAAGGCAGAGTTATGCTCATAGATGGCACATCAGTCATGTACAGAGCTTACTTCAAGCTTTTAG CAAAGTTGCATCATGGACATCTGTCACATGCAGATGGTAATGGAGATTGGGTTTTAACTATATTTTCAGCACTTTCACAT ATAATTGATGTCCTGGAATTCATTCCATCACACGTGGCG GTGGTTTTTGATCATGATG GTTTGAATTTTCGCCACACCTTGTATCCTGCATACAAGAGCAACCGTCCCCCTACACCTGATACCATAGTTCAGGGTCTTCAATATTTCAAAGCATCTATCAAAGCCATGTCGGTTAACATTATTGAG GTGCCAGGTGTAGAAGCGGATGATGTGATTGGAACATTGGCTTTAAGGAGTGTAGATGGAGGGTTTAAG GTTCGAGTTGTTTCTCCAGACAAAGACTTTTTTCAGATCCTATCTCCTTCATTACGTCTTTTACGACTTGCACCACGTGGACTTGA GATGGTTTCATTTGGACTTGAAGATTTTGCAAAATTATATGGAGAATTGAGGCCTTCTCAGTTTGCTGATGTAATGGCTCTAATGGGTGACAGCGCTGATAACATTCCAG GAGTTCCAGGAATTGGAGTTGTTCATGCTGTTCAACTAATCACTAGCTTTG GCACACTAGAGAATTTGTTGCAGTGTCTTGATCAAGTAGAAGGGGAACGTATCAGAGAG ACCTTGAGAGAAAATGCTGATCAGGCTGTCCTAAGCAAGAACTTG GCACTTCTGCGTTCAGATCTTCCCTCGTATATGGTGCCATTTGCTACTGAAGATCTCAAATTAAAAAAACCCCAG GATAATGGAGAAAAATTTACAAGTCTTTTGACGGCTATCAGTGCTTATGCAGAAGGATTTTCTGCAGATCCCATAATCAGAAAAGCTTTGTATTTGTGGAATAAGCTAGAATCTCAATCTCAATGA